In Danaus plexippus chromosome 3 unlocalized genomic scaffold, MEX_DaPlex mxdp_34, whole genome shotgun sequence, the DNA window GAAAgcagaatatgtttgaaaaaaaaaataccaattgtCATAATTTCCTCTtctaaaacattgataataatgtggtctttcgcaagtattcatttaaatgaaactaatattttcatatcactacgcgtaatttataattattatgcagACGAGATGTCCGCAGTGATCAGGGTCGCTGCTAAGTAATCGGaatgtcgggagtatgtaatccaaaaatattagtttcatttaaacattgataatattcgcgCGTAAAGTATAAATGAATGTGTTGAATCTCCTTAAAACGATTACGATCTGTTCATCGCCGccttataaaagttatttaaatcggaatatccagtggagatccaaacattcttattattattatttaaaaacaataaacaaataacttatttttgtgTACACAACCCGCTAgcttattaaaactatcataatactttttatttaaacgaataacATTACCTTTCTTTTAGTTTCCTCTCAACCGGTCACACACAttccctttgtaattattttaatttcattatcgaacgacaatattgaaaatctaatCGTCACTAACTTCGATAAACAGACATCACCAGCACAGAGCCCAcagctataattttccataattcgttaataaattaattcactgtTTCctaattaactaatttaaacttattcacttgcgcttagaaagacaaatgacaatattcaataataacaaaatggcaaaaaaatatatgaacagtttACCGACCAATCAGACAGTCCCGCTTCATTTGACAATTAACGGACTTTCTacgaaattttaaacgaaataaagTATGCAGTGCTTCTCGAATAGAACTCACACATAGATTTtcgcacacacacatgcaaacaTTTCTGCATACAACACGAGATTTGTAGATCGTCCTTGAGATCATTTGCATGGAAAATAAGCACCGAGTAGTTGTGTCTAGCGCCGCTCTGGCTGCAAAGCGGCGCTAGCATTTAGCAGCGGCCGATCGAAAATGTTTCgtttttacattgatagatggcactttaaacaaatcgtgaatcaaatgtcattttaaatgtctgtaaacatttatattccgTAATGTATGACtaaaagtatgtaagtaagaattaaacgATATAGGTATAGTTGTTATATGGGTAGGGTATGTAGTGCCTATTTGCGTCTATGGTGTGCGCGCCGCTGGGTACCCTGACATACCTGCAATAACGGCGGTATGTCAGGGGTGAGTCGACTGTTGCTTGATTCGCCTCTGTTGTAGGAGCCCGGACCGTTCaccttaaatataaacaaatatactcaattaaatccaaaaaatatgttacgttATCAAACTTGAgctatgattatattatttcatttcactAACATAATGTCATTTAAGCTTTTTGTGTGCACACgctttaatgaaacaaaatttttcgattattacacattttttattgttttcctaGTGTTGCCAACGTTACAGTTGATTTTCAGCAAACTTGTCTTTGTATCGTCGTCGGGaaaatgttagaaaaaaatggtaaaaatGGCGTAGTTAttcgaaaaacttagtttaacTTACTCATTCCTATTATACTATCTCTAAGGAGTttctaatatgtatatgactTACACATGTGAGACTCGAGGCGTGTCTCAGCGTTGCGGGAGTGTGCGCTGATAGTAAGGAGCCGGTGGAGGCCGCGCCAGACAGCGTGTACGAACATTGATAAGTAGACCGACCGCCGCGGGTGCGGTCCTCTCTTATAGCtgcaaatacaaatattgattCTCAGTCCCAATCCGGAcgccattttttataaaaaaaaacttaatagaaCGTCCCAGTTTGGGCGCCATTTTTAACCGAATAgagaaatattcataaacttTATGTTTAGCCATTTTTTCCTCTTACACTTGTTAATATTACGCATTACAACTGGCGGTACCTTCGAGTTTCATCCCGCATCCCAGACACTTATCGAATCTACACGCGGGGCACTTCTTCCTGGTGGCGACGGTGACGGGACAGTTCCCGCCTCTCAGACACATGTAGTTCTTGCGATTTTGAACCGTCCGCTTGAAGAAGCCCTTGCAAGACTCGCAAGAAAATATCCCGTAGTGGAAGCCACTGATTTTGTCGCCGCAAATTGGACACGGACTGCAAacgaaaataaacttatttacaatgacgttaaataatatattcaaatgtacaaaaaaaataattgagaaaTTTACTCTTATGTCACACAATTATCTGATTAGCgtgtatttaaacataaaagttaattGCCATTACTTTTTAcgtttacttatattttttggggGTTCTACTAAGGATCATTCGATCTCGTATGAAAGACATTTTTTGATAAGATATCAAACATCAAAAATTGCTAAATTGTTAACAATGAGACTTTTCAGTACTATCCTGCATaggattttgatttaaaaaaaaatgtgcgtGTCGGGACGATCAACAGCAGcgatattttaaactgttaacATAGAAATTGTGTaacttatgaaaaatttatgttattaattaattaaaaaaaaattaaaacgataatttgtttatgaatACATGAATACTGGAAACACTTTTGCCACATGCGAGTAATACTGATGATATGTGAGAGGAAGGGGAGCCAGACCTAGCGTGACTCAGTGACGCGTTACGTTACGAAGCGGGAGGGTACTCCCATAAAAAGTTAtcacttcatatatatatataatcttaccTGTTAATGAGTTGTTGGCGGCTGATCCCCTGGTGATGATGCAGCCTGTCGTCGGTTCCGTCCGCGTCCTCATCATGAGCGGGGGAGGCGGGGAACACGGCCGCCTCGCGGTACACCACGTGGGGGTGACGACTCTGTACAGTACATAGTAGAATATATAGAGACACAATGGCTCAGTTGTTGCAGTGGCTTTAACACCGTCCTTGGGTTCGATATCTGATTGAGCAAATTTaggtattcatattttttgattatccTAGCAGTCAAGACAAAACATTAGGAAAATTGCTGTACATTCAGACGTATTGTAGGATGTAATCACCAATCCACGTTTAGGTGATGAAGTGGGTCGgttacgaaaatattatgtaggttcaatagattaaattaaatcagttTTTTAGATATATAGGGCCTGCTTATATGTCAACATATGCAAATTAAATTCCAACACACATAGTAGCCGACCCAACTTTATCATATAccaagtaatatattaaaaggttATTTCGTTTTTGTGGGTAgatctaaaataaatgaaaaatttggtGGTTTTTAAGGTATTCCAGCAGACACAAACAGACTTGAGAATTTATATGCAGTCATTTAGtttgaaaaacaataataagaattatactTACTTGTACTGGAGAGTGAGTGGGGGAAAACTCTGAGCTGTAGGAGTAGCATGAGGAGTGTGACGCGTCGCTGTTGTTCCGGGAGAGGGAGGGGGTGTAGTGGCGCGAGGGGCGGGGGCTGGCCGACGGACTGCTGTATACACTGCGGGTTTGTTTAGTAATAACACTTTAATATACAACGGTTATGTATTGCAACAGATACATTGCGGGTTATGTATGTCAAATAATGAGGGTAGTTTAAGTAAAAGGGTCACGTATTTGTGATTTAGTTCCAGAATTGAATTGCAATTTAGGTTTTTTGATGTGACCGACTGCTGATGTTATAATATTCgccgtttatattataaaatcaaactcGTTCAGTAAATTCGGGGACCGGTCACGTCTGATAGATATAAACAGgtatgtaaatgttattaatatatataaatgtataacctGTGTGTATACATTGAGTGTACCGCGGAGTCAGTGCTGGCGCTGGACTGCACGCGGGGGAGGCGTCCCATCAGGGGGGACCCGTGGAGCCCTAGCAGCTTGTCCACACTGGACGTCGGTTCGGACTTGAGTTCTGTGGCACACCAATCATTGTGAATTACACTTCTATTTGTAACTTCCATTTACTATGACTATTGTTTGATAAGCGCTTATCTGTTTCGTCACTTTAACtttcctaaataaaaatttaaatttggaaaaagAACAATATTCAATCATCCTCACAAACAATCTGAGGGTGGGTAGTTGTAAGTTACCATGGACAGTGGGCTGTCTTTCAGGTCCATAATACCCACCAGAGAGCTGTTCCTTCTTGATAGTGAGGTTCTGGACCTCGGGATGCGCGTCGTAGTGCGAGGGTGATGACGGCCGCCGCGCTAACAACGAATTACTGTCTGTTAGGACCGATATCTGTAATAGTgagaaatatatacgtatgagGAGACCATTTTACAGTGGTTTGacctaaattaattatatacacagAAGTTTATATTTCTCTAGAGTATCGCCgtacagaaatttatttatttctatcatGAAGTTGAGAATATTTACTGAACATTTTGTGTAAATTGAATGaagatttatacattattaaaattacctaACACTAAGTTACTTCATGTCTATCGCTTCCTTCCGTCAACTTTATGCTTGATAAATTtcagtatatattattctcataTATAAGCTATAtgttaaatcttatatatctaCACATACAGCTGTACACCCTCACCCTATTCATACTAAGACTGCGCTGATGTGACTGAAGAGGCACGGTATACTTCAGGTCCAGAACACGTTGGTCCTCCATAGTGTGGAAGAGCTCTGTTTTAAGAGGTTCAGTCTTAATGGACACGTTACGGAGCGTGTCGATTGAATCCCGGGAGGATTGGAGGTCCAGGGAGCTGCTGTTCTCGTCTACTAATATAAAGAGaatggaaaattattatttagcaggaaatctttttataaaactataaaaaaatcactcctatgtttattttaggatcgagatgtatttattttatattataaaaaatttaataaacatttttgagccagatataataaaatgtcaatataaaaagactatgtagtataaaatgtataatcaGATAGATTTTCTAATGTTTCAATTTAGAGGgtagtttgaaaaaaaaagaccGGTGAGACAGAAAAGGTATAATTAGGTAGTTTTccgtatacataaaaatagagggtagtttgaaaaaaaaataatcttccgTTTACCGTTATTGGTGCTGGTGTCGATGACCATTTCCGAGTCTGACAGCTCTCCCTCCCAGGACATCGGCCTCTCTTGCTCCTTGGCCTGGTCACACTGGCCGGACGAACGCTTCTTCTTATTCCGCATGTTGACCTtaaatgacattattattgttgaataACGTGCTCAGCGTGTGCCAGTCGGCCGTGCACAAAACTCACCTCATACTGGTGTTGGGTGAAATCTATTTTGGATATTTCCGCGTCCGTCGAATCCTCGTCTTGAGGCTCCGAGGACACGCTGATACGGACTCCGCTCGAGCTATACGAGAACTGCCCTGAAAATAGTCAATCGTTACAAAATCtatcgataaaatatatttatgtgttgtTTCTGATGTTACCATTGCTACTCTCCGGTCCCGACATGCTGATAGTAGTGACGGAGATATGACCCCCTTCCACTTTCACCGCCTCCCCCTCACTAGACATCGTTATCGCTATATCGATAGTTCTTTTCACCTCACTACACTAATAAGCACCATGCGCAATGTCcttttagaataacaatattaaaaacgcatacaaaactattataattttcatattttttatatttatgctaAGCGATCATCTCGGGTCGCTTGTTGTTTGTAAGGCATCTGAGTGCAGTCTTGATTCCAGACGTACGCATTCAATACAGCTCCGCGTACATATTCTTAAATCGTATCTTCCTCGCGATGGAACCAGCATTGTTACTCTGCGAAAGAAAGTACATTGTTaatcaaaatgatttaaaaaaatataagaagagcacaattaaaactaattttataacaatctgTACCACAAAAAGGCATGTCATAAAGCTGTCGTGTTTGTACACGTACGAATGCGTAAGGCCCTCGTGTCGGCCTTGCGACGCGGCCAGTGCTGTGCGATAACTATATCGATAGTCGACCGACCT includes these proteins:
- the LOC116768536 gene encoding nuclear hormone receptor FTZ-F1 beta isoform X3, giving the protein MFSYSSSGVRISVSSEPQDEDSTDAEISKIDFTQHQYEVNMRNKKKRSSGQCDQAKEQERPMSWEGELSDSEMVIDTSTNNVDENSSSLDLQSSRDSIDTLRNVSIKTEPLKTELFHTMEDQRVLDLKYTVPLQSHQRSLSMNRISVLTDSNSLLARRPSSPSHYDAHPEVQNLTIKKEQLSELKSEPTSSVDKLLGLHGSPLMGRLPRVQSSASTDSAVHSMYTHSVYSSPSASPRPSRHYTPSLSRNNSDASHSSCYSYSSEFSPTHSPVQSRHPHVVYREAAVFPASPAHDEDADGTDDRLHHHQGISRQQLINSPCPICGDKISGFHYGIFSCESCKGFFKRTVQNRKNYMCLRGGNCPVTVATRKKCPACRFDKCLGCGMKLEAIREDRTRGGRSTYQCSYTLSGAASTGSLLSAHTPATLRHASSLTCVNGPGSYNRGESSNSRLTPDIPPLLQEIMDVEHLWQYNESELSRMSKSSSSPSANPLLAASGITAQNSSADFLADLCNIADHRLYKIVKWCKSLPLFKNISIDDQICLLINSWCELLVLSCCYRGVSTPGEVRVGGGRGITLQQSAKYGLTPCIERMLSFTDHLRRLRVDRYEYVALKVIVLLTSDAPELHEAEKVRASQEKALAALQAYTATHSPDTPAKFGELLLRIPELQRTCQFFMQVGKEMLNPANKSKDGEGPSFNLLMELLRGDH
- the LOC116768536 gene encoding nuclear hormone receptor FTZ-F1 beta isoform X2, which translates into the protein MSSEGEAVKVEGGHISVTTISMSGPESSNGQFSYSSSGVRISVSSEPQDEDSTDAEISKIDFTQHQYEVNMRNKKKRSSGQCDQAKEQERPMSWEGELSDSEMVIDTSTNNDENSSSLDLQSSRDSIDTLRNVSIKTEPLKTELFHTMEDQRVLDLKYTVPLQSHQRSLSMNRISVLTDSNSLLARRPSSPSHYDAHPEVQNLTIKKEQLSELKSEPTSSVDKLLGLHGSPLMGRLPRVQSSASTDSAVHSMYTHSVYSSPSASPRPSRHYTPSLSRNNSDASHSSCYSYSSEFSPTHSPVQSRHPHVVYREAAVFPASPAHDEDADGTDDRLHHHQGISRQQLINSPCPICGDKISGFHYGIFSCESCKGFFKRTVQNRKNYMCLRGGNCPVTVATRKKCPACRFDKCLGCGMKLEAIREDRTRGGRSTYQCSYTLSGAASTGSLLSAHTPATLRHASSLTCVNGPGSYNRGESSNSRLTPDIPPLLQEIMDVEHLWQYNESELSRMSKSSSSPSANPLLAASGITAQNSSADFLADLCNIADHRLYKIVKWCKSLPLFKNISIDDQICLLINSWCELLVLSCCYRGVSTPGEVRVGGGRGITLQQSAKYGLTPCIERMLSFTDHLRRLRVDRYEYVALKVIVLLTSDAPELHEAEKVRASQEKALAALQAYTATHSPDTPAKFGELLLRIPELQRTCQFFMQVGKEMLNPANKSKDGEGPSFNLLMELLRGDH
- the LOC116768536 gene encoding nuclear hormone receptor FTZ-F1 beta isoform X1, yielding MSSEGEAVKVEGGHISVTTISMSGPESSNGQFSYSSSGVRISVSSEPQDEDSTDAEISKIDFTQHQYEVNMRNKKKRSSGQCDQAKEQERPMSWEGELSDSEMVIDTSTNNVDENSSSLDLQSSRDSIDTLRNVSIKTEPLKTELFHTMEDQRVLDLKYTVPLQSHQRSLSMNRISVLTDSNSLLARRPSSPSHYDAHPEVQNLTIKKEQLSELKSEPTSSVDKLLGLHGSPLMGRLPRVQSSASTDSAVHSMYTHSVYSSPSASPRPSRHYTPSLSRNNSDASHSSCYSYSSEFSPTHSPVQSRHPHVVYREAAVFPASPAHDEDADGTDDRLHHHQGISRQQLINSPCPICGDKISGFHYGIFSCESCKGFFKRTVQNRKNYMCLRGGNCPVTVATRKKCPACRFDKCLGCGMKLEAIREDRTRGGRSTYQCSYTLSGAASTGSLLSAHTPATLRHASSLTCVNGPGSYNRGESSNSRLTPDIPPLLQEIMDVEHLWQYNESELSRMSKSSSSPSANPLLAASGITAQNSSADFLADLCNIADHRLYKIVKWCKSLPLFKNISIDDQICLLINSWCELLVLSCCYRGVSTPGEVRVGGGRGITLQQSAKYGLTPCIERMLSFTDHLRRLRVDRYEYVALKVIVLLTSDAPELHEAEKVRASQEKALAALQAYTATHSPDTPAKFGELLLRIPELQRTCQFFMQVGKEMLNPANKSKDGEGPSFNLLMELLRGDH